The following coding sequences lie in one Cupriavidus sp. WKF15 genomic window:
- a CDS encoding Hsp70 family protein, which translates to MKRYTVGIDLGTSNTVVAYAETGSDDIRVFGIDQLVGLGEVAARPLLPSVRYHAAPGEISGDDLQLPWQSAASAAARRTVFGRLAATLGAQVPGRLVASAKSWLSHAAVDRTAPILPWGADEEVGKISPVAASASYLGYVAAAWNHQFPDARLEDQDVVLTVPASFDEGARALTLEAARMAGLPALRLLEEPQAALYDWLFHHRQTLNADLARTRLVLICDVGGGTTDLTLIRVDMQDGQPQLTRIGVGNHLMLGGDNMDLALAHVAEARLGPTQARLSASGLSQLVARCRAAKEQLLSAQAPEAVTVTLLGAGSRLIGGARSVELTRQEVEQLVVDGFFPKVSSSERPGRARGAIVEFGLPYASDPAVTRHLAAFLGQHAAQSRSALDLPQTQDDALPMPDTLLLNGGVFRAEALAGRIADTLGDWRGSPLNVLHNPDPDVAVARGAVAYARARSGQAPRIGGGSPRSYFLVLDDGASGQQGICLLPRGTEEGQEIHLKDRTFALRLGHPVQFHLVSSVADTAYQPGELADLAGADFVRLPPIATVVQPRGASGPKETPVQITTSLTEVGTLEVHCHELADASQRWRLEFQLRGNEAPAPAATTETLHPRLPQAIEAIDRTFGARSQGVDPKEVKRQRAQLEQMLGPREQWDSALLRELFSAFWERAKRRRRTADHERLWLNLAGYCVRPGFGYPLDEWRVEQLWSLYDQGIQYVNENQNWSEWWTLWRRAAGGLDESAQLRLLDDMAFYLQPPGSAHYKKPAGPTRSGYADMVRLAGSLENISAERKIEVAEWLLTRLRKPSENNQSWWAVGRIGARRPFYGSAHGVVPAEVAAQWVDAILALDWKKVEPAAFAATQISRMTGDRTRDLPDEVRAAVVQRLAAANAPQSWIAMVREAVELDAADEGRVFGEALPAGLKLIGGAP; encoded by the coding sequence ATGAAGCGGTACACCGTCGGCATTGACCTCGGCACCAGCAATACGGTGGTCGCCTATGCGGAGACAGGATCGGACGACATCCGCGTCTTCGGGATCGACCAGCTCGTGGGCCTCGGCGAAGTCGCCGCGCGCCCCTTGCTGCCCTCGGTTCGCTACCACGCGGCGCCGGGCGAGATCAGCGGCGACGACCTGCAGCTGCCGTGGCAATCCGCCGCCAGCGCCGCCGCGCGCCGCACGGTGTTCGGCCGGCTGGCCGCCACGCTCGGTGCGCAGGTGCCCGGCAGGCTCGTGGCCAGCGCCAAGAGCTGGCTATCGCATGCGGCGGTCGACCGCACCGCGCCCATCCTGCCGTGGGGCGCGGACGAGGAAGTCGGGAAGATCTCGCCGGTCGCCGCCAGTGCCAGCTACCTGGGCTACGTCGCCGCAGCCTGGAACCACCAGTTTCCCGATGCAAGGCTCGAAGACCAGGACGTCGTGCTGACCGTGCCCGCGTCGTTCGACGAGGGCGCGCGTGCGCTCACGCTGGAAGCCGCGCGCATGGCCGGCCTGCCCGCGCTGCGCCTGCTCGAGGAACCGCAGGCCGCGCTCTACGACTGGCTGTTCCATCATCGCCAGACCCTGAACGCGGACCTTGCTCGAACCCGGCTCGTGCTGATCTGCGACGTGGGCGGCGGTACCACCGACCTGACGCTGATCCGCGTGGATATGCAGGACGGGCAGCCGCAACTGACACGGATCGGCGTGGGCAACCACCTGATGCTCGGCGGCGACAACATGGATCTTGCCCTGGCGCACGTCGCCGAGGCACGCCTTGGCCCCACGCAGGCGCGCTTGTCCGCGTCGGGCCTGTCCCAGCTGGTCGCGCGCTGCCGCGCGGCCAAGGAACAACTGCTCAGCGCGCAAGCGCCGGAGGCCGTCACTGTCACGCTGCTCGGCGCTGGCTCGCGGCTGATCGGTGGCGCGCGTTCGGTGGAGTTGACGCGGCAGGAGGTCGAACAGCTCGTCGTCGATGGTTTCTTCCCCAAGGTGTCGTCGAGCGAGCGTCCGGGACGCGCGCGCGGCGCCATTGTCGAATTCGGCCTGCCGTATGCGTCCGACCCGGCCGTCACTCGTCACCTTGCGGCCTTTCTCGGCCAGCACGCGGCACAGTCGCGCTCGGCGCTGGACCTGCCACAGACGCAGGACGACGCCTTGCCGATGCCGGACACGCTATTGCTCAATGGCGGCGTGTTCCGGGCCGAGGCGCTCGCGGGCCGCATCGCCGATACCCTGGGCGACTGGCGCGGATCACCGCTGAACGTCCTGCACAACCCCGACCCCGATGTCGCCGTAGCGCGCGGCGCGGTGGCCTATGCCCGCGCCCGCTCGGGACAGGCACCGCGCATCGGCGGCGGTTCGCCGCGCAGCTACTTCCTCGTGCTCGATGACGGCGCGTCGGGCCAGCAAGGCATCTGCCTGCTGCCGCGCGGCACCGAGGAAGGCCAGGAAATCCACCTCAAGGACCGTACCTTCGCGTTGCGGCTCGGGCATCCGGTGCAGTTCCACCTGGTCTCGTCGGTGGCCGACACCGCTTACCAGCCCGGCGAACTGGCCGATCTCGCGGGCGCGGACTTCGTTCGCCTGCCGCCGATCGCCACCGTCGTGCAGCCGCGCGGCGCCAGTGGGCCAAAGGAAACGCCGGTACAGATCACGACGTCGCTGACCGAGGTCGGCACGCTGGAAGTGCATTGCCACGAGCTTGCCGATGCCTCGCAACGCTGGCGGCTCGAATTCCAGCTCAGGGGCAATGAAGCGCCGGCTCCGGCCGCCACGACGGAAACGCTGCACCCGCGCCTGCCGCAAGCCATCGAGGCGATCGACCGTACATTCGGCGCGCGTTCGCAAGGCGTCGATCCCAAGGAAGTCAAGCGGCAGCGGGCGCAACTGGAACAGATGCTCGGGCCGCGCGAGCAGTGGGACAGCGCGCTGCTGCGCGAGCTGTTCTCCGCCTTCTGGGAGCGTGCCAAGCGCCGTCGCCGCACGGCTGACCACGAACGCCTCTGGCTGAACCTGGCCGGCTACTGCGTGCGCCCCGGCTTTGGCTATCCGCTGGACGAATGGCGCGTCGAGCAGCTCTGGTCGCTGTATGACCAGGGCATCCAGTACGTCAACGAGAACCAGAACTGGTCGGAATGGTGGACGTTGTGGCGCCGCGCGGCCGGCGGCCTCGATGAAAGCGCGCAGCTGCGGCTGCTCGACGATATGGCGTTCTATCTCCAGCCTCCTGGCAGCGCGCACTACAAAAAGCCCGCCGGCCCCACACGGTCCGGATATGCCGACATGGTCCGTCTGGCCGGGTCGTTGGAGAACATTTCCGCCGAGCGCAAGATAGAAGTCGCCGAATGGCTGCTGACGCGCCTGCGCAAACCCTCCGAGAACAACCAGAGCTGGTGGGCCGTGGGACGGATCGGCGCGCGCCGGCCGTTCTATGGCAGCGCGCACGGCGTCGTGCCAGCCGAGGTCGCCGCGCAATGGGTGGACGCCATTCTTGCCCTGGACTGGAAGAAAGTCGAACCGGCCGCCTTCGCCGCGACGCAGATCTCGCGCATGACCGGCGACCGCACGCGTGACCTGCCTGACGAAGTCCGGGCGGCCGTGGTGCAGCGGCTCGCCGCCGCCAATGCCCCGCAGAGCTGGATCGCCATGGTGCGCGAAGCGGTCGAGCTGGATGCGGCTGACGAGGGACGGGTCTTTGGGGAGGCGCTGCCGGCTGGCCTGAAGCTGATTGGCGGCGCGCCTTGA
- a CDS encoding DMT family transporter: MHASATATRRLDWTTLFLLTFPPLSWAGNAIVGRFAAGTVPPVTLNFVRWLLAGLLLAPYAWRGAIAHRATLRRHAGVIVALGTLSIASYNALQYLALTTSTPINVTLIGASTPLFLLVIGATCFHEKMKPWHVAGALLCLVGVSFVLVRGELGRLAQLDFVAGDLFMLAATIAWSGYTWLLRKQRPELPLPVLLFAQIVTGLVVSAPVTAWELMTLDQPLQWSGKVAAILLYVATIPSLLAYFAWDRAIARAGAQLPSFFITLTPVFAALLSTLLLGDWPRWYHAVGLVTIGAGIWLAQRR, from the coding sequence ATGCACGCAAGCGCCACCGCCACCAGACGCCTGGACTGGACCACCCTGTTCCTGCTCACCTTCCCGCCTCTGAGCTGGGCGGGCAACGCCATCGTCGGCCGCTTTGCCGCAGGAACCGTGCCCCCGGTCACCCTGAATTTCGTGCGCTGGCTGCTGGCTGGCCTGCTGCTGGCCCCTTACGCGTGGCGCGGCGCCATCGCGCACCGCGCGACACTGCGCCGCCATGCGGGCGTGATCGTCGCGCTGGGCACGCTTTCGATCGCCAGCTATAACGCGCTCCAGTACCTGGCCCTGACCACTTCGACGCCGATCAATGTGACGCTGATCGGCGCGTCCACCCCGCTGTTCCTGCTGGTGATCGGCGCCACTTGCTTCCACGAGAAGATGAAGCCCTGGCACGTCGCGGGCGCGTTGCTGTGCCTGGTTGGCGTGTCCTTCGTGCTCGTACGCGGCGAACTCGGCCGCCTGGCGCAGCTCGATTTCGTCGCCGGCGACCTGTTCATGCTGGCCGCCACGATCGCGTGGAGTGGATACACGTGGCTGCTGCGCAAGCAGCGTCCCGAGTTGCCGCTGCCGGTACTGCTGTTCGCGCAGATTGTCACTGGCCTGGTCGTGAGCGCGCCCGTGACCGCCTGGGAACTGATGACGCTGGACCAGCCGCTGCAATGGAGCGGCAAGGTCGCGGCCATCCTGCTCTATGTCGCCACGATTCCTTCACTGCTCGCCTACTTCGCGTGGGACCGGGCCATCGCCCGCGCCGGTGCGCAGTTGCCGTCCTTCTTCATCACGCTGACGCCGGTGTTCGCGGCGCTGCTTTCCACGCTGCTGCTGGGCGACTGGCCGCGCTGGTACCACGCGGTCGGACTCGTGACCATCGGAGCCGGTATCTGGCTGGCGCAACGGCGCTGA
- a CDS encoding DUF190 domain-containing protein produces the protein MERGYQVTFYTQHDRRHGNKLLAEWLMETLKEMGVAGVTMMVGTEGLGHDHELHRYHFRSPHDQPVEICMVVSEADCERVFRRLDEEEGLALFYARTPVEFGNAGGSKTATSKP, from the coding sequence ATGGAGCGCGGCTATCAAGTCACTTTCTATACCCAGCATGACCGCAGGCACGGTAACAAGCTGCTAGCGGAATGGCTGATGGAGACGCTCAAGGAGATGGGCGTCGCCGGCGTCACCATGATGGTCGGCACGGAAGGACTGGGGCATGACCATGAACTCCATCGCTATCATTTCCGCTCCCCGCACGACCAGCCAGTCGAAATCTGCATGGTGGTCAGCGAAGCCGATTGCGAACGCGTGTTCCGCCGGCTAGACGAAGAAGAAGGCCTTGCGCTGTTCTACGCGCGGACGCCGGTGGAGTTCGGCAATGCCGGTGGCAGCAAGACGGCGACATCCAAGCCGTAA
- a CDS encoding DUF190 domain-containing protein: MHGYQVTLYTVENRRHHGKQLSHWLLEVMREMNFRGATHMVAAEGIGHDHRFHSWHFVELSDRPEEITMIATESEIQALFDRLAAEDVHVFYAKFPVEFGFLGKAAPASDGSPSGNS; this comes from the coding sequence GTGCATGGCTACCAAGTCACTCTCTATACGGTCGAGAACCGCCGGCACCACGGCAAGCAGCTCTCCCACTGGCTGCTAGAAGTCATGCGCGAGATGAACTTCCGGGGCGCGACCCACATGGTCGCGGCCGAAGGCATCGGGCACGATCACCGCTTTCATAGCTGGCACTTCGTCGAACTTTCCGACCGCCCGGAAGAAATCACGATGATCGCGACCGAGTCGGAGATCCAGGCGCTGTTTGACCGCCTCGCCGCCGAAGACGTGCATGTCTTCTACGCAAAGTTTCCGGTGGAGTTCGGCTTCCTCGGCAAAGCGGCGCCAGCCTCCGACGGCTCCCCGTCGGGCAATTCCTGA
- a CDS encoding CBS domain-containing protein — MKKERKTARQILSDKPRQVIAVGPDDTVLSALALMADKDVSTVLVMQGEKLAGIVSQRDYARKVELAGRNAGETRIREIMTTQVVCISPEHSCEQCLALMHARRIRHLPVLESDRVVGVLSSHDVLEELFREDEHLIKDLEYDVLSLTVDTGGCY, encoded by the coding sequence ATGAAAAAAGAGAGAAAGACAGCGCGCCAGATCCTGTCGGACAAGCCACGCCAGGTCATTGCGGTCGGACCGGATGACACCGTGCTGTCCGCGCTTGCGCTGATGGCCGACAAGGACGTCAGCACGGTGCTGGTCATGCAGGGCGAAAAGCTCGCCGGCATCGTTTCGCAGCGCGACTATGCGCGCAAGGTTGAACTGGCCGGCCGCAATGCCGGCGAGACGCGAATCCGCGAGATTATGACCACCCAGGTGGTCTGCATCTCGCCCGAACATTCGTGCGAGCAATGCCTCGCGCTGATGCATGCCAGGCGGATCCGGCATCTGCCGGTCCTTGAGTCCGATCGTGTCGTCGGCGTGCTGTCCAGTCACGATGTGCTCGAGGAACTGTTCCGCGAAGACGAGCACCTGATCAAGGATCTCGAGTACGACGTGCTCAGCCTGACCGTCGACACGGGCGGGTGCTACTAG
- a CDS encoding class II glutamine amidotransferase has product MCRWLAYSGRSVPLEAVLFQPEHSLIDQSLNSRLGHTTTNGDGFGVGWYGRHSEVPFRYRCLHPAWSDTNLREAARAVRAPLFVAHVRAATGTPTQETNCHPFRFGRWLFVHNGLIREYPLLRRDLMMAVSPQLFRWIEGSTDSEVMFFLALTFGLERDPRGALEQMAGLIEEVGHRYDVEHPLNMTVCVTDGQQVVAVRYSSESASRSLFHSTSFRQLRALYPDDPRIIAAGDDAFLVLSEPLIDVQGVWQEIPEATILTARGGVIDHNRFRPRMPDLSG; this is encoded by the coding sequence ATGTGCCGCTGGCTGGCCTATTCAGGCCGATCCGTCCCGCTCGAAGCGGTGCTATTCCAGCCGGAACACTCGCTGATCGACCAGAGCCTGAATTCCCGGCTGGGCCATACCACCACCAATGGCGACGGCTTCGGCGTGGGTTGGTATGGACGCCACTCGGAGGTGCCGTTCCGGTATCGTTGCCTGCACCCGGCCTGGAGCGATACCAACCTGCGCGAGGCGGCGCGGGCGGTACGGGCGCCGCTGTTCGTCGCCCATGTGCGTGCTGCCACCGGCACACCGACGCAGGAAACCAACTGTCATCCGTTCCGCTTCGGCCGTTGGCTGTTCGTTCATAACGGCCTGATCCGTGAGTATCCGTTACTGAGGCGCGACCTGATGATGGCCGTGTCGCCGCAGCTGTTCCGCTGGATCGAAGGGTCCACGGATTCCGAGGTGATGTTTTTCCTTGCACTGACCTTTGGGCTGGAACGCGACCCGCGTGGCGCGCTGGAGCAGATGGCAGGGCTGATCGAAGAGGTCGGCCACCGCTACGACGTCGAGCATCCGCTCAACATGACGGTCTGCGTGACCGACGGCCAGCAGGTCGTGGCGGTGCGCTATTCCAGCGAGTCGGCCTCGCGCTCGCTGTTCCACAGCACCTCGTTCCGGCAGCTGCGCGCACTGTATCCCGATGATCCGCGCATTATCGCTGCCGGCGACGATGCCTTCCTGGTGCTGTCCGAGCCGCTGATCGACGTGCAGGGCGTGTGGCAGGAGATTCCCGAGGCCACGATCCTGACCGCGCGCGGCGGCGTGATCGACCACAATCGCTTCCGCCCCCGGATGCCGGATCTGTCCGGGTAG
- a CDS encoding LysR family transcriptional regulator: protein MLHINFALEDLQAFVATAEKGSFRMAAETLHISQPALSRRIEKLEKTLGSRLLDRTTRRVETTNIGRQFLEEARAALDILDNAVFRLGDEASLQRGLVTVAAIPSAALHFLPDAIHAFASRHPGVRVRVIDESANAVLVSVLSGESDFGLNFVGAQEPNIEFRAIRAEPYQLALRRDHAWSGRASVAWEELAGQRMVSVSKQSGNRALIENAIAHLERRPTIHYEANHVVGVLALVEAGLGMAVLPGMAVPHDHPRLCAIPLIEPPVDRVLALIRRRDRPLQPAAQALYEMIAPETAAGARIAAMR from the coding sequence ATGTTACACATTAATTTCGCCCTGGAAGACTTGCAGGCCTTTGTCGCGACTGCCGAAAAAGGGAGCTTCCGCATGGCGGCCGAAACTCTTCACATTTCGCAGCCAGCCCTCAGCCGGCGTATCGAAAAGCTGGAGAAGACGCTTGGCTCCCGTCTGCTGGACCGGACCACGCGCCGCGTGGAGACGACGAATATTGGCCGGCAGTTCCTGGAGGAAGCCCGCGCCGCGCTGGATATCCTCGACAACGCGGTGTTCCGTCTCGGCGACGAGGCTTCGCTTCAACGCGGCCTGGTGACAGTGGCTGCGATACCGTCTGCCGCGCTGCATTTTCTGCCCGATGCGATCCATGCGTTCGCCAGCCGGCATCCGGGTGTGCGGGTCCGTGTCATTGACGAAAGTGCAAATGCCGTGCTGGTCAGTGTCCTGTCGGGGGAATCGGATTTCGGGCTCAACTTCGTGGGCGCCCAGGAGCCCAACATCGAGTTCCGCGCGATCCGCGCGGAGCCCTACCAACTGGCGTTGCGGCGGGACCACGCGTGGTCCGGGCGGGCGAGCGTGGCCTGGGAGGAGCTGGCCGGGCAAAGGATGGTCAGCGTGTCGAAGCAAAGCGGCAATCGCGCCTTGATCGAAAATGCCATCGCCCACCTCGAGCGGCGCCCCACCATTCACTACGAAGCCAACCACGTGGTCGGCGTGCTGGCGCTGGTTGAGGCTGGGCTTGGCATGGCCGTGCTGCCGGGCATGGCGGTGCCACACGATCATCCGCGGCTTTGCGCTATCCCATTGATCGAGCCCCCGGTGGACCGTGTCCTTGCGTTGATACGCCGCCGTGACAGGCCATTACAGCCTGCCGCGCAGGCCCTGTATGAAATGATCGCGCCGGAAACGGCGGCGGGTGCCCGGATTGCTGCGATGCGATGA